One genomic region from Streptomyces venezuelae encodes:
- a CDS encoding DUF6879 family protein, translating into MRELFEDADGVRIGQDAYQSDFNERFWRIGPEGFWKLERMQSYDEGDFPSWLAFRRGDWDASLRLIEESRPEYADYYGKIAEAGFRLRRVRIVERPLDPYIQWELNILHVKNGYGEDVAVLDAERVAPYEGQGLLPELCVLGDEAVYIVEYTPEGVPDGALVFTRPDVVAKARAFVRELYTAGEELGSYFPREIAGLEPPRAAAE; encoded by the coding sequence ATGCGTGAGCTGTTCGAAGACGCCGACGGGGTACGGATCGGGCAGGACGCCTACCAGTCCGACTTCAACGAGCGTTTCTGGCGCATCGGCCCGGAGGGGTTCTGGAAGCTGGAGCGGATGCAGTCCTACGACGAGGGCGACTTCCCGAGCTGGCTGGCCTTCCGCCGCGGTGACTGGGACGCGTCGCTGCGGCTGATCGAGGAGTCGCGGCCGGAGTACGCGGACTACTACGGGAAGATCGCCGAGGCGGGGTTCCGGCTCCGGCGGGTGCGGATCGTCGAGCGGCCCCTCGACCCGTACATCCAGTGGGAGCTGAACATCCTGCACGTCAAGAACGGGTACGGGGAGGACGTCGCCGTCCTCGACGCGGAGCGGGTCGCCCCGTACGAGGGGCAGGGGCTGCTTCCCGAGCTGTGCGTGCTGGGGGACGAGGCCGTGTACATCGTCGAGTACACGCCGGAGGGCGTACCCGACGGGGCCCTGGTGTTCACCCGGCCCGACGTCGTGGCGAAGGCCCGCGCCTTCGTGCGCGAGTTGTACACGGCGGGGGAGGAGCTGGGCAGCTACTTCCCGCGGGAGATCGCCGGCCTGGAGCCGCCCAGGGCCGCCGCGGAGTGA
- a CDS encoding ATP-binding cassette domain-containing protein encodes MTDLAIETEGLVKVFGTNRAVDGIDLRVPAGTVYGVLGPNGAGKTTAVKVLATLLRPDGGRARVFGKDVVKEADAVRGRVSLTGQYASVDEDLTGTENLVLLGRLLGHTRPDARERSGQLLAAFGLAEAADKQVKNYSGGMRRRIDIAASILNTPDLLFLDEPTTGLDPRSRNQVWDIVRAVVAQGTTVLLTTQYLDEADQLASRIAVIDHGKVIAEGTKGELKASVGSGSVHVRLRDPGQRPEAERVLRSALKATVQLDADPVALTATVDGHGTDLGAAEQAARALAELSRAGITVDNFALGQPSLDEVFLALTDRKGTTA; translated from the coding sequence ATGACCGACCTCGCCATCGAGACCGAGGGCCTGGTCAAGGTCTTCGGTACCAACCGTGCCGTCGACGGCATCGACCTGCGCGTCCCCGCCGGAACCGTCTACGGCGTCCTCGGGCCCAACGGTGCGGGCAAGACCACCGCCGTCAAGGTTCTCGCCACGCTCCTGCGCCCCGACGGCGGCCGGGCCCGTGTCTTCGGCAAGGACGTCGTCAAGGAGGCCGACGCGGTGCGCGGCCGGGTCAGCCTCACCGGCCAGTACGCCTCCGTCGACGAGGACCTGACCGGCACCGAGAACCTGGTCCTGCTGGGCAGGCTCCTCGGCCACACCCGCCCCGACGCCCGGGAGCGCTCGGGGCAGCTGCTCGCCGCGTTCGGGCTCGCCGAGGCGGCGGACAAGCAGGTCAAGAACTACTCGGGCGGCATGCGGCGCCGTATCGACATCGCCGCGTCCATCCTCAACACCCCCGACCTGCTGTTCCTCGACGAACCGACGACCGGGCTCGACCCGCGCAGCCGCAACCAGGTCTGGGACATCGTCCGCGCGGTCGTGGCCCAGGGCACCACGGTCCTCCTCACCACCCAGTACCTGGACGAGGCGGACCAGCTGGCGTCCCGTATCGCCGTCATCGACCACGGCAAGGTGATCGCCGAGGGCACCAAGGGCGAGCTGAAGGCCTCCGTCGGCTCGGGTTCGGTGCACGTACGGCTCCGGGACCCCGGGCAGCGGCCGGAGGCCGAGCGGGTGCTGCGAAGCGCCCTGAAGGCCACCGTCCAGCTCGACGCGGACCCGGTCGCGCTCACCGCCACCGTAGACGGCCACGGGACGGACCTGGGCGCCGCCGAGCAGGCGGCCCGCGCCCTGGCCGAGCTGTCACGGGCCGGGATCACGGTCGACAACTTCGCCCTGGGGCAGCCGAGCCTCGACGAGGTCTTCCTGGCCCTCACCGACCGGAAGGGAACGACGGCATGA